The genomic interval AAGCGCCAGGTCAATGGATTCCCCGCTATATCGCAGGCAGGGCTCAACGTAATTCATACCGGCCAGGCTGAAGATCTCTGCTTCCGTGGTATTGGCCGGGGCATTATTCACATCGTATACGGTATTGAAACGTTCCAGGAAGGATGGAGTAGCCGTGGTTGTGAACAATGTTTTGCCAAAGTTTTCCGCTGTCGCGGGATAGATCCGGATCTTAATATGCTGTTCATGCTGCCCCAACAGCGCGTCTTCCAAAGCAGTCAGCTGACCCAGGGCCGGCAACTGTCCCAGTTTTTCCAGTAGTGCAGGAGTGGGGAGGGCGGCCACGAGTTCTATTTCGTCAATGATATTTTCAGTACGGCGGAACTGACCTGTGAGGGAGACTGCGGCTGGCGCCAATAGCTGCTGCAGTTCTTTTTCGAGCGACAATGCAAGCGCTTCTGCCTGGGCGTAGAGATAGCGGCCCTGGTTACTGAAGTAGAATTCTATGCTCTGTTTCACGGCGTCCTGTGTCTTCTGACCGAACCCTTTGAGAAGCGTCAGGCGATTTTCGTTACAGGCATAGAGCAGTTCTCCCAGTGTTTCCACCTCGAGCTCTTTCCAGATAGTAGCGATCTTTTTGGGTCCCAGGCCCTTTATTTTCAGCATTTCGAGAATGCCGGGAGGTGTTTTAAGCAGGTATGCTTCGAGGGCGGAGAATTTTCCGGTAGCCAGCATTTCCTGGATAGCTTTACCGATGGAATCGCCGATGCCTTTTATTTTAGAGATCTCTTCCGGCGGGGTAACCTGTAGTTGCACAGGCAGTTTTTCTACGGTGAAGGCAGCGCTGGAAAATGATTTAGCTTTAAAGCTATTATCTCCCTGGATGTCCATTAGTTTGGAAATCAGAGAGAAGTTATCGGCAATGGCGTAGTTATCGAGCATAAATTGGATTGAATTGCGAATTTAATAGATCGAGTTGAAAATCGGGGCGAAAGGTTACCGTATTCCGGCTTTGGGGTGTTTGTACAAAACGGTATCATTCGCTGTGATCGGCTCCGTAAGGAGCTGCGTGTTTTTATCCCCGGGTGCAACCCGGGGATAAAATGTGGGGACAAAAACGCTGACAAAACCAGGGACAAAAAACGGGAACAAAAAGCGGGGACAATGGCGGTGAAAAATGAATAAAAAGCCATTGGCAAACGTAATCAACAAACGGTATCAATCGCTACGATCGGCTCCGTCAGGAGCCGCGTGTTTGTAGCCCCGGGTGGAACCCGGGGGATAAAAATGCGGGGGACAAAACCGGGGACAAAAAACGGGAACAAAAAGCGGGGACAATGCCGGTGAAAAACGAATAAAACGCCATTGGCAAACGTATCAACAAAACGGTATCAATCGCTACGATCGGCTCCGTCAGGAGCCGCGTGTTTATAGCCCCGGGTGCAACCCGGGGAATAAAAATGCGGGGACAAAACCGGGGACAAAAACCGGAAACAAAAAACGGGAACAATGCCGGTGAAAAACGAATAAAACGCCGATGGCAAACGCAATCAACAAAACGGTATCAATCGCTACGATCGGCTCCGTCAGGAGCCGCGTGTTTGTAGCCCCGGGTGCAACCCGGGGGATAAAATGCGGGAACAAAACCGGGGACAAAAACCGGAAACAAAAAACGGGAACAATGCCGGTGAAAAACGAATAAAACGCCGATGGCAAACGCAATCAACAAAACGGTATCAATCGCTGCGATCGGCTCCGTCAGGAGCCGCGTGTTTGTAGCCCCGGGTGGAACCCGGGGGATAAAAATGCGGGGGATAAAAATGCGGGAACAATAAACCCGGGGGACCCAATACCGGGAATACGATGCCGGAGAAATTCACATGCCCCGGATACAAATAAAAAAAGATCCTGGTGTAACCAGGACCTTTTATTTTCACAGTTTGTAAAGTCGATCTTACAACTCTGGAGCGATTGGAGCTGCCGGAGCTGGAGGAGTGGAAGATGCTGGTTTAGAAGATTTCTTCTTAGCAGCAGCTTTCTTTTTAGGAGCGGCTTTCTTAGCAGCAGCCTTTTTAGGAGCAGCTTTCTTAGCAGCAGCTTTTTTAGGAGCGGCTTTCTTAGCAGCAGCTTTCTTTTTAGGAGCAGCTTTCTTAGCAGCAGCCTTTTTAGGAGCAGCTTTCTTAGCAGCAGCCTTTTTAGGAGCGGCTTTCTTAGCAGCAGCTTTTTTAGGAGCAGCTTTCTTAGCAGCAGCTTTCTTTTTAGGAGCAGCTTTCTTAGCAGCGGCTTTTTTAGGAGCAGCTTTCTTAGCAGCAGCTTTTTTCTTAGGAGCAGCCTTTTTAGGAGCAGCTTTTTTAGCCGCTTTCTTAATTGTTGCCATTGTTTTTTGAATTTTGGGTTAGTAATTAAAATTGGGTATTAAAAAAAAACTTTATGGCAAACACTGTTCCAGACTTACGCCTGGGCAGTGGTGTCAAGTGATCTTACGGAAACGATGGTTTTGTTTTCACGTCCTTTTCTGAATTCCACAACACCATCAGCTACTGCGAAAATGGTAAAATCTCTACCAATTCCTACGTTCTGTCCAGGATGATAAACGGTACCGCGCTGGCGAACAATAATGTTACCAGATACGGCTGCCTGACCACCAAATATTTTTACACCCAGTCTTTTGCTCTGGGAATCACGGCCGTTCTTAACGCTACCTTCACCTTTTTTATGTGCCATTTCTTATGTAAGGTTTAAAACTTTATCTAATAATAATTAAGCAATTTCGTTGATCCGGATCTTCGTGAAGTGTGTACGGTGACCAACTTTCTTTCTGAAACCTTTTCTGCGTTTCATTTTGAAAGCAATTACCTTATCACCCTGAACGTGGCTCAGGATCTCTGCTTTAACCACTGATTTTACATCAGTACCAACGGTCAGCTGGCCGCCATTATCTATTAACAACACGTCAGAGAACTGCACTTTATCTCCAATATTTCCCTGCAACTGTTGTACAAAGATTTCCTGGTCTTTTTGTACTTTGAATTGCTGACCTGCGATTTTTACAACTGCAAACATAGTTATCCAAAAATAATTTCCTGCAAAAGTAGGATTTGTTTTCTAATTGACAAACTTTTCTCAGCTTTTTGCTATCAGACTGTTTACAGCCCGATTCCACTGAGAATTACAATTTATATTTTCAAAGATACATACTTTATTTTAATATAGTTGATTGTGATCGCCATATATACTGCTGTTTTCGCTGATAATCGCCTCCATCTTGAGGTTCCGGTATACTCACAAATACCTTGGAACCCTTGCAATATGGGCTTTTATAACAATTTTTATTTTATACATTTGTCCTTTCACTTATCCTAAAATAAAAGGCATGAAGCTTAAATCACTGCTTGCCAAACCATTTGCTTCCATCATAGCTAACAAGATCAGGAAGGAAATGCAACGGGCGGTAGAAGACCAGGAGGCTATTCTGGAGGAGTTGATAAAAACAGGCAGGAAGACCGAGTTTGGAAAAGATCATCATTTTGAGAATATCAATAATTATAATGAATTCAAACAGGCAGTACCTGTCAGGGATTATGAGCAGTTCAAGCCCTATATCAATAAAATAAAAGACGGTAAACAGAACGTATTGTGGAAAGGACAGCCTATTTACCTGGCTAAAACCTCCGGCACGACGAGCGGTGTGAAATACATCCCTATTACAAAAGACTCCGTTTCCAATCATATAGATACCGCCCGTAATGCCCTGCTGATGTACATGGCAGAAACCGGTAAAACCGAGTTTGCCAGCGGAAAGCTCATTTTCCTGTCCGGCTCTCCTGTGCTGGAAAGGGTAGGAGGCATTCCTTACGGTCGCCTGAGCGGTATTGTGAATCACCATGTGCCACGCTATCTGCGCACCAACCAGTTGCCTTCATACGAGACCAATTGCATTGAAGACTGGGAAACCAAGCTGGATAAGATCGTTGATGAAACCATCGATCAGGATATGACCCTGATCAGCGGCATTCCACCATGGATGCAGATGTACTTCGACAGGCTGATTGAAAGAAGCGGAAAGCCGGTAGGAGAGCTGTTTAAGAACCTGGACGTATTAGTATATGGAGGGGTGAACTTCGAACCTTATCGTGCAAAACTCATGGCTTCCGTTGGTCGCCCGATCAATACAGTAGAGACTTTCCCGGCATCTGAAGGCTTCTTTGCCTTCCAGGATACACAGGAACATAAAGGTCTGTTGCTGAACACCAACTCAGGCATCTTCTATGAGTTTATTCCCGCCAACGAGATATTCGATCCCAATCCTACCCGTTTGTCTCTGAAAGACGTACAGGTAGGTGTGAACTATGCGCTGGTAGTAAGTACCAACGCAGGTTTGTGGGCATATAATATTGGTGATACCGTGAAATTTGTATCTACCAATCCCTACCGTTTGCTGGTTACAGGTCGTATCAAGCACTTTATCTCCGCTTTCGGAGAGCACGTGATCGGAGAGGAAGTGGAATACAGCCTGATGAGAGCTGCAAAGGAAGAAAATCTGCATATTACTGAGTTCACGGTAGCTCCTATGGTAGCGCCACAGGGTGAATTGCCGTATCACGAGTGGTTCGTAGAATTTGAAACGCCTCCTGCCGACCTGGCTGCTTTTGCGAAAAAAGTGGACGGATATATGCAGGAAAAGAACATTTATTACAATGATCTGTTGACAGGAAATATCCTGCAGCCCCTGAAGATCAGGGCGGTACGCAAGCAGGGTTTTATCGATTATATGAAGTCAGTAGGTAAACTTGGCGGACAAAATAAGGTACCCCGTTTAAGCAATGACAGATCATTGGCTGATGAACTGAGCAAGTTCCTCCAATGAGGACTTTTTTATTAGGAATTGGTAGTCAGGGATAAGGAGATAGTACTCCTTCGCCTTAAATCCTACATCCTAATTCTCTTATTTCCCTTATTATTGCATCAATGAGTAAGAAGAACATAGCCATATTTGGCTCCACAGGATCTATTGGCATCCAGGCATTGGAGGTGATTGAAGCACATCCTGACAAGTTCAGTGTGGAAGTATTGACCGGTGGCCATAACGCCGGACTTTTAATTGAACAGGCTTTGAAATTCCGTCCGAATGCTGTTGTGATAGCCGATGAAACACAATATGAGAAGGTTAAGGAAGTATTATTCGATAAAGGAATAAAGGTATTCGCAGGCGCCAAAGCGATGGTGGAAGTGGCTGCCTGGAGTAATATAGATATGATGCTGGCCGCTATAATGGGGTTTGCAGGTCTGGCGCCTACCCTGGCAGCTATCGAACAGGGTACACCTATCGCCCTGGCTAACAAGGAGACCCTGGTGGTAGCGGGAGATATCGTCATGGCGGCTGCCAACAGAAGAAATGTACCTGTCATCCCGGTAGATTCTGAGCATTCGGCCATTTTCCAGTGTCTGCTCGGCGAGTCGCTCACCAAAGTGGACAAGGTGATCCTCACCGCTTCCGGTGGCCCTTTCCTGGGTAAAAAGCCGAACTTCCTCATCAACGTGAAGAAGGATCATGCGCTCCAGCATCCGAACTGGAGAATGGGCGCCAAGATCACGATCGACTGTGCCACCCTTATGAACAAAGGCCTGGAGATGATCGAGGCCCGCTGGTTGTTCAATCTGCCGCCAGACAAGATCGAAGTGGTGATACATCCGCAGTCCATTATCCACTCCATGGTAGAGTTTGTGGACGGATCGCTGAAAGCGCAGCTGGGCGTGCCTGACATGAAGTTGCCGATACAATTTGCATTAGGATTTCCGGAAAGACTCGCCAACGATTTCCCGAAATTCTCTTTCAAGAATAATCCTACGCTGACATTCGAACAACCGGATACCAAGACTTTCCGTAACCTGGCCATCGCCATTGAGGCGATGCATAAAGGTGGGAATGCTGCCTGTGTAATGAATGCCGCTAATGAAGAAGTAGTACATGCCTTCCTGAAGAACAGGATCGGCTTCCTGCAGATGACGGAGGTGATCGAAGAGATCATGGCGAAGGTGCCGTTCGTTGAAAAACCTACCTTGCATGACTATTATGAAAGCGATCAGGCTGCCAGGGAATACGCCAATTCTATGATCAATGCGATTGTAATTTAATATTACATTAACGCTGTACTGCAGTTGAACCGCCTATATTTGCCGGACTATCTATAGATTATTAACATTATATATTTACGTCAGATTCATCTACATGACCACACAAGAAATATTGATAAAGGCCGGGCAGTTGATACTGTCGCTCTCAATACTGGTAGTATTACATGAGCTTGGGCACTTTATCCCTGCCAAGCTTTTTAAAGCAAGGGTTGAAAAATTCTATCTGTTCTTTGATCCCTGGTTTTCCCTGTTTAAAAAGAAGAAAGGAGATACAGAATATGGGATAGGTTGGTTGCCCCTCGGCGGATATGTAAAGATATCCGGTATGGTGGATGAGAGCATGGACCGTGAGCAGATGGCCAAACCGCCTCAGCCCTGGGAATTCCGTTCTAAACCAGCCTGGCAGCGTCTGATCATTATGATAGGAGGTGTGACTGTGAACCTGATCCTGGGTTTCCTGATATACGCCATGATGCTGTGGCATTGGGGAGAGAGCTATCTGCCTACCAAGAACCTGACCTATGGTATCGCTGTAGATTCACTCGCACAAAGTATCGGTTTACGTGACGGGGATATGGTCCTGTCTGTTAATCACCAGCCCGTAGAGAACTTCAAAGCTATTCCTGCCGAGATCATCCTCCGTGAGGCTACCAGCATCCAGGTAGAACGTGCCGGCAAACCGCTGGATATCAAGATCCCTGCCGGTTTTGTCCGTGAAATGATCAAAAAGAAGGGAACTCTGATGGAAGTACGCATTCCTTTCACTGTGGATAGCGTATTACCGAAATCACCCGCTGAAAAAGCCGGTATCCGGAAAGGCGATAAGACCCTGACGGTGAATGGCCAGCCTGCTTCTTATTTTCATGAGTTCAAAAAAGCCTTACAGCCTTACAAAAATAAAACGATACCAATACAGGTATTACGTGACGGAGATACACTTAAGTTATTCCCCCAGGTATCTGAGAATGGTACTTTAGGTATGTTCCCGGCTAATCCTGTGAAGGATTTCAAATTTGCTACCCGTGAGTATACCTTCTTTGAGGCAATACCAGCAGGTTTTTCCAAATGTATCAGTACATTGGTGAAATATGTTCAGCAGCTCCGCCTGATCTTCGTATCCAAAGAGGTAAAGGCCAATGAGTCATTGGGAGGCTTTATGAGCATTGGCAACCTGTTCCCCGGCTATTGGGACTGGAGTTCCTTCTGGGAAATGACTGCCTTACTATCTATCATCCTGGCGTTCATGAATATCCTGCCGATCCCGGCCCTCGATGGTGGTCACGTACTGTTCCTGCTGTACGAGATCGTTACCGGTCGTAAGCCAAGTGAGAAGTTCCTGGAATATGCGCAAATCATTGGTATGGTCATTCTCTTCAGCCTGCTGATATACGCGAATGGATTGGATGTCTGGAGGAACTGGTTTAAATAATTGACGATCAATTTAAAATAAGAAAAAGAGGCCTTTACGGGCCTCTTTTTTTATGTGGTGAATTTGCTTCACGGCATTATTGAAAAGTTATCAGTTCAATTTTGCTTTCCTGGATCCAACCAGGTATGGATGCCCTGGATATAAGGCATGTTTGCGGCAGGTATAAAGCGTACTTTAGCGCTTCCCGATCCATCTGGGAAAAGTTTATTCTCCCGGCTATTGAATACAAATATCGGTCATTTATCCTGCATTACTCCTTACTGTGATGGAAATTCGTTAGAATGTCTTACCTTTGTAAGCTGCGAAAGCAAACTGGGGTCGCCTGGTTTTGACAGCATAGATCTTTGAGAGTGTAAGCATGTCGTGCGTTGTATAATTAGCACGTAAATCTGAATATACAACCTTTAAATGGCGAATCTAACTACGCCATGGCTGCCTAATCAGCGATTAGCGCACCCATTTTGGCCGCCGCAAGTTCCCGTCTGCTAGAACTGCCGCCGCCTAAATCAAAACCTTAGCGGAATAGGTACTCATGGTTTCTGTGAGTGGGTACCGAAACAACAACGGATAAGGACCAGGCTGGTTAGTTGCGCCCCTGGCATGGTTCCGACACAATAATGCGCAAATAAACATGTAGAAAGCTTTCGGCGAATATGTTTGGACGCGGGTTCGATTCCCGCCGACTCCACATCAGAAATCCCAGATGGGAGAAAAAGGGAAAATATTTAACAGCTACTATAACAATGGTAGCTGTTTTATTTTATAGATGATCTCCTGATAAAATACTAGTTATACTCCTTGTAAATTCATCGCATGTTGATATGACACCGTTTCCTTCAGGCCATCACAATCCTCTGGGTATATAATCGGCTGATCTGAAAGAGTTGCGCGTTCCTTTTCCGTGGAGTAATTGTATGGAAATCTTCCTTTAAATGCCGATTCCTTGTGATACAGAATTTTAATAGCTGTGGTTACCTTCGTGCTACGAAAGCTGATACCATTGCAAACAAGATATTCAGGAAAGATGATGGAAATTAGCTTTCTCTTAATTTGAATATTCCCTTCTTCATAGATATGATGAAGATTGGAGAATAGCGATAAACAGCTCTTTGCAACGTCTGAAAACCTGCTCTTTTTTTTGGCAAGTATTGATCAGATCACATAGAATAGTTATTTGATTTTGGGATCAGTTTTGATTGCTTTAAAGTCTGCGCTATCGATATCTCGATGCAAAAGTAGTTCCGGGCTTTTTCTATTTTGTTGTTTAGTTCATAAACTTTCTTTGTCAAATTGGTTCATTCTTGACGTCATTAAGAACAGTGATACGGGCAAGTATGAAGAGTAGATTTGAAACTTACTATATCATTATTTAAAAAGCACAAATATGGGAACAGAATTTTTCTCAGAAGAGCAGCTGACAATTGTTGAGGAACTATCGGCGGTGCTGCAAAACTGTAAGGAAGCGGCTGATGGACAGTCTGCCTAAAGATATACTAATTTGATTCTTGAAATAGTTTTAGGTTCCTAATTGCCCTTCTCATGGTTTCAATAATATTTTTCCTGCCGGACGCTCGTTTAGCAAGTACTGATGGGCTTCTTCAGCTTCATTAAGCATAAATATTTTAGCGATTGGGGGCGCTATTTTTTCGTTGGCCAAAAGAATGATAATCTCTTGTAGGACTTCACGTAGTGCCTTGGTTCTAGAAGTAGTGACGTAGAGTTTTACGTGTTTTTTTTGGAAGCTTAATTTAAGCAGCAATAACGGAAGCATCGCCTTGATTAGCTTCCAAAATGGCGAACCATTTCCATTGATAGCAGAACCGATACCAAAGGAAACAAGGGTACCACCGGAACGAACTACTTTAAATGATCTGAAGAGTTGAGACCCACCTATAGGATCTAAAACTGCGTCGATATTCGCCTTTCTTTTTCTGATGAATTCAACAAAGTCGTTACTTTGGTAATCAATGGCGGTTGCTCCTTCCTGCTTTACGGCATTAATTTTTTTAGCTGAAACGGTTCCATAGGCTTCTATACCTAGGTATTTGCAGAGCTGGAGTACCGCTAACCCTATTCCCCCTCCGGCCCCATGTATCAATACACTATCGCCTTTTTTGAGTTTTGCTACATTTACCAGTAATTGGTAGGCCGTGGTATAGTTCAACACCGATGCAGCAGCAGCTTCCGGTTTTATCGAACTGGGGAGCAATATCAGCTCTGTAACCGGGAGCGTAATGTAAGTCGTATACCCCCCGGTCAATGTCAAGCCTGCAACCCTATCCCCCTTTTTGAAATTCACGACACCTTCGCCGGTAGAGATAATGATTCCAACAATGTCGTAACCTGGCACCATGGGAAATTTACCGGGACTGATACCCTTTCTGAATAGGATATCACCCATGGCCACACCGCAATATTCAACACGGACGAGTACCTCTCCGATTTTAGGAGATAGAATCTGTTCTTTTATAATACTTAATTCAGCGTATTTGCCAGGATTTTTTATGGCCACTCGATGATTAACCTGATTACTGATAATATTTGTTGACTCTGACATTAGGTGTGTTCTTTATTTCACCCTATTAAAGGATACTGTTTTACCTAAAAGAGATATTCCGATATATCCACGGACAAGCATCACGTCCTGGTTCTTCAGTTTAATGGTACAACTGTACGTTTTACCACTTTTAATGTCATAGATCTTGCCGTCAGACCATTCATCTTTATCAAACCTGAAATGCTCAAGTATTGTCAGGTCTTTGAGAAAGCGCTCACGCAGATTGACATTTGTATTATTGACGTCTTTTTTTGAAGTCTTACCATCAGCTTCATACATATCTTTTGACCAAATCATCTTGCCAAAAAATTCTCCGTGCTGTTTGTAAAGTCTGATCTTCGATTCCCCGTTTTCCATAGCCCAGGTACCAATTATTTCATCACCGGTCTTAGTTTGTCCTAAAGCCGTGTTCCATAATAAAACAGCCAACAGCAGTGCTCCTAAAAAGATTTTTGTTTTCATATTTTATTGTTCTTTCAAAAGTAAATACATTTGGTAATCATTGGTTACTAGTAATCTAAAGGTTACCTGTAACATTTAGATCACTAGTATAATGGAAATGGAAAAGTGTTTAAAAAAGATTGATGAAAGAACAGTCGAAAAGCTGATCCAAAGAGTCGGTGATGCACTCTTTGTTCTTGGTGGAAAGTGGACGCTTAGGATCATCATAGCTTTGTATAATGGCAGTAAGCGATTTAGTGAGCTCCGGCGTGCGGTCAATGGAATTTCGGCAAGAGTGTTATCTAATGAATTGAAGGATTTGGAAATGAATGGATTTCTTAAGCGTGTCGTCGACAACGAAGGCTTTTCGGGTACAGTGTCCTATGAATTGACCGATTACAGTTTTACCTTGGAGGAGGTCGTTTTGGCCCTAAGCAGTTGGGGAGAAAAGCATCTGGAGACGATAAAAAAATCACTGTAAAGGCAATCACCTATTAGCAACGCCCAGGAACGGGAACAATACAGTGAAATGTGTAGTTTCCGTTTTTTTATTTTGCCAAACCTGCACCTGACTAACCAGACACCGGAACACTGCATTTTTTCCGGCATTTGAAGGCATTACTACTTACGTCTGGTTACTAAGCAATATTATCGCAAAGACCAGGTACAATTGATAGATGCCAGCCGACGTTATCGTAAACTGCACGAAAACCCGGGCAATAAAAACTGCGAATTTGCACCTGAGCATATAAGGGAGATAATGGACGTATATGAGCGAATGTTGGCTGTTTATCCCGATCAATGGCAATTCCTTACAACCATACAAAAGGCCAGGGTAGCAACCTTGGATGATCAATTAAAGGCTACTGCATTTTCCTGTATGTAGCCTCAGACTTGCCAGGATCACTGAGACCTCTGCTCATGATAAATAGCCGGTAAAGGAAGACGCCTGCCAGGCGCAGCTGGTAGCCCGCCATCAATTTATCACTTACTTAAAATTTTCCTTGTTACAAATTCATTAAAGAAATGATCCCTGTAAATATTGCCGATCGGTATTTCGTTTTTCCCTATGTATACCGTATTGTTATCGACAGAATCTATGTTGTTTACATTGATGATGTAAGATTTACTGACCCTGACAAAAAAGCTTTTTGGAAGCAGGTCATGAATAGTTTTAATATTCATTAGGGTGATCACTTTTTGATTTGCTAAATAAATGATCACATAATCTTTTAAGCCTTCAATGTAAAGTATATCGCTGAAATGAACTTTGAATATCCTTCGTTCTGATTTTACAAAAAAATAATCATTGGTTATGTTTTCTATGTTGCTGTTGGTATGATCAGTATGGAATAATTTACAATACGTCTGTGCCTTTTCAACCGCTTTTTGAAAGCGCTCCGGTTTTACAGGTTTGATCAAATAATCAATAGCGTCTACGTCATAACTTTCGGAAGCAAATTCATGAAAAGCTGTAGTAAACACCACTAAGGTGGTTTTGGGAATGGTTTTGGCAAATTCGATACCATTCACTCCCGGCATTTGAATATCAAGGAATATCAGATCTACAGCATTTTTTCCCAGGAAAGCTTTAGTGGCTTCTGCTCCGTTAAACGAGCCTATCACCTCCAGATTTTCTGTCTGTTGAACCAGTTTTTCGATAGCTTTTCTTGCCAATGGCTCATCATCTACGATTATACAGTTCATTTTTTTAGATTTAAAAGTAAGGTAACGCAGTACGTCTCCTGATTGTCTTCTATTTTCAAAGTATGTGAGGACGGGAACAGCAATTCTAATCTTCTTTTGACATTTGCCAGACCTAGTCCTCCTGACTTATTAACAGCTTTCACCGCGGGTTTCGAGTTTACGCATTTAAAAAAAAGCCCATTGTGGCCCACATCAAAATATAAATTCAGATAGGATAACTTCGCTGAGTCGTTATTATGCTTTACGGCATTTTCGACAAATGATATAAATAATAAGGGAGGCACCTGAACTCCGCTCAATTCACCTTCTTTGGATATTAAAAAACTGAAATTATCCCGTCTTATTTTCTCCAGGTTCAGGAAATCTTCTAAAAAATGGATCTCCGAAGTTAACAGGACTTTATCTCTTGAGCTGTCATAAAGCTGATAGCGAAGCAGATCACTTAGTTTCACCAATACCTGCGAAGCTTTTTGCGGATCATCCTCAATCAATACGTTGGCATTGTTGAGCGTATTAAAAAGGAAATGCGGATTGATCTGATTCTTGAGCTGTTCCAGTTCACTATTGGTGTTAGCTAATGCCAGGTCATGGATCAGCTGCGCATCAGATATCCACCGCTGAAATAACTTAATTGCTGCCGATGCTATGATAAGCACCATAGTCATAAAGGAAAAAGTAAAAAAGTTAATGTTGTCGTCCTCGTTAGGCAATAGATTACGTTTAAAGGAAACAGCAAAAACTTCGTGAATATAATACGAAATGACCATGCCTGAAAGCACAAAAAGAC from Chitinophaga filiformis carries:
- a CDS encoding DNA polymerase/3'-5' exonuclease PolX, translating into MLDNYAIADNFSLISKLMDIQGDNSFKAKSFSSAAFTVEKLPVQLQVTPPEEISKIKGIGDSIGKAIQEMLATGKFSALEAYLLKTPPGILEMLKIKGLGPKKIATIWKELEVETLGELLYACNENRLTLLKGFGQKTQDAVKQSIEFYFSNQGRYLYAQAEALALSLEKELQQLLAPAAVSLTGQFRRTENIIDEIELVAALPTPALLEKLGQLPALGQLTALEDALLGQHEQHIKIRIYPATAENFGKTLFTTTATPSFLERFNTVYDVNNAPANTTEAEIFSLAGMNYVEPCLRYSGESIDLALKKQLPDLISHKDIKGIIHSHSTWSDGEHTLQQMALKAKEQGFEYLVISDHSRSAFYANGLSIERIQAQHAEIDELNKQLAPFRIFKSVEADILNDGSLDYPDEILATFDLVIASVHSNLKMSEEKAMTRLLKAIENPYTTILGHMTGRLLLSRNGYPVNHRQIIDACAANNVVIEINAHPRRLDIDWEWIPYAMEKNVLLSIDPDAHSTDGFHDIYYGTLAARKGRLTAAHNLSSFSAAELEAFISRKKK
- a CDS encoding histone H1-like repetitive region-containing protein; translated protein: MATIKKAAKKAAPKKAAPKKKAAAKKAAPKKAAAKKAAPKKKAAAKKAAPKKAAAKKAAPKKAAAKKAAPKKAAAKKAAPKKKAAAKKAAPKKAAAKKAAPKKAAAKKAAPKKKAAAKKKSSKPASSTPPAPAAPIAPEL
- the rpmA gene encoding 50S ribosomal protein L27, which translates into the protein MAHKKGEGSVKNGRDSQSKRLGVKIFGGQAAVSGNIIVRQRGTVYHPGQNVGIGRDFTIFAVADGVVEFRKGRENKTIVSVRSLDTTAQA
- the rplU gene encoding 50S ribosomal protein L21; this translates as MFAVVKIAGQQFKVQKDQEIFVQQLQGNIGDKVQFSDVLLIDNGGQLTVGTDVKSVVKAEILSHVQGDKVIAFKMKRRKGFRKKVGHRTHFTKIRINEIA
- a CDS encoding GH3 auxin-responsive promoter family protein; this translates as MKLKSLLAKPFASIIANKIRKEMQRAVEDQEAILEELIKTGRKTEFGKDHHFENINNYNEFKQAVPVRDYEQFKPYINKIKDGKQNVLWKGQPIYLAKTSGTTSGVKYIPITKDSVSNHIDTARNALLMYMAETGKTEFASGKLIFLSGSPVLERVGGIPYGRLSGIVNHHVPRYLRTNQLPSYETNCIEDWETKLDKIVDETIDQDMTLISGIPPWMQMYFDRLIERSGKPVGELFKNLDVLVYGGVNFEPYRAKLMASVGRPINTVETFPASEGFFAFQDTQEHKGLLLNTNSGIFYEFIPANEIFDPNPTRLSLKDVQVGVNYALVVSTNAGLWAYNIGDTVKFVSTNPYRLLVTGRIKHFISAFGEHVIGEEVEYSLMRAAKEENLHITEFTVAPMVAPQGELPYHEWFVEFETPPADLAAFAKKVDGYMQEKNIYYNDLLTGNILQPLKIRAVRKQGFIDYMKSVGKLGGQNKVPRLSNDRSLADELSKFLQ
- a CDS encoding 1-deoxy-D-xylulose-5-phosphate reductoisomerase, whose translation is MSKKNIAIFGSTGSIGIQALEVIEAHPDKFSVEVLTGGHNAGLLIEQALKFRPNAVVIADETQYEKVKEVLFDKGIKVFAGAKAMVEVAAWSNIDMMLAAIMGFAGLAPTLAAIEQGTPIALANKETLVVAGDIVMAAANRRNVPVIPVDSEHSAIFQCLLGESLTKVDKVILTASGGPFLGKKPNFLINVKKDHALQHPNWRMGAKITIDCATLMNKGLEMIEARWLFNLPPDKIEVVIHPQSIIHSMVEFVDGSLKAQLGVPDMKLPIQFALGFPERLANDFPKFSFKNNPTLTFEQPDTKTFRNLAIAIEAMHKGGNAACVMNAANEEVVHAFLKNRIGFLQMTEVIEEIMAKVPFVEKPTLHDYYESDQAAREYANSMINAIVI
- the rseP gene encoding RIP metalloprotease RseP; translated protein: MTTQEILIKAGQLILSLSILVVLHELGHFIPAKLFKARVEKFYLFFDPWFSLFKKKKGDTEYGIGWLPLGGYVKISGMVDESMDREQMAKPPQPWEFRSKPAWQRLIIMIGGVTVNLILGFLIYAMMLWHWGESYLPTKNLTYGIAVDSLAQSIGLRDGDMVLSVNHQPVENFKAIPAEIILREATSIQVERAGKPLDIKIPAGFVREMIKKKGTLMEVRIPFTVDSVLPKSPAEKAGIRKGDKTLTVNGQPASYFHEFKKALQPYKNKTIPIQVLRDGDTLKLFPQVSENGTLGMFPANPVKDFKFATREYTFFEAIPAGFSKCISTLVKYVQQLRLIFVSKEVKANESLGGFMSIGNLFPGYWDWSSFWEMTALLSIILAFMNILPIPALDGGHVLFLLYEIVTGRKPSEKFLEYAQIIGMVILFSLLIYANGLDVWRNWFK
- a CDS encoding zinc-binding dehydrogenase, whose translation is MSESTNIISNQVNHRVAIKNPGKYAELSIIKEQILSPKIGEVLVRVEYCGVAMGDILFRKGISPGKFPMVPGYDIVGIIISTGEGVVNFKKGDRVAGLTLTGGYTTYITLPVTELILLPSSIKPEAAAASVLNYTTAYQLLVNVAKLKKGDSVLIHGAGGGIGLAVLQLCKYLGIEAYGTVSAKKINAVKQEGATAIDYQSNDFVEFIRKRKANIDAVLDPIGGSQLFRSFKVVRSGGTLVSFGIGSAINGNGSPFWKLIKAMLPLLLLKLSFQKKHVKLYVTTSRTKALREVLQEIIILLANEKIAPPIAKIFMLNEAEEAHQYLLNERPAGKILLKP